A genome region from Streptomyces finlayi includes the following:
- a CDS encoding ScbA/BarX family gamma-butyrolactone biosynthesis protein, which translates to MSSAENKAPTGLHPQRPTVASRLVRKTNPSEVLITAWRGVSENQHVVSAEWPFSHPFYTPEPEAHRPLLLTESIRQALALLSHTEFRIPLDHRLGWDYISCSATPEGLRTTAEPAAVELHISHTSVSRRRLGCARLSAEVEAVRDGVRVGTAQIRYTSYPEALYRRLRGPYADAAEACARAFLPGRPLSPALVGRESDGDVVLSPTTRDNLWFLRPDLTHPVLFDHPHDHVPGMVLLEAFDQASTALCAPKETRTLSLDAVFKRYVELDQPCLIEGERLGTSGIQLIATQGDVVAVSALVTTAPA; encoded by the coding sequence ATGAGTTCAGCCGAAAACAAGGCCCCGACCGGCCTGCACCCGCAACGCCCCACCGTAGCCAGCCGCCTGGTCCGCAAGACGAATCCCTCGGAAGTGCTCATCACCGCGTGGCGCGGTGTCTCGGAGAACCAGCACGTCGTCAGCGCCGAATGGCCTTTCTCCCATCCGTTCTACACCCCGGAGCCGGAGGCGCACAGACCTCTGCTCCTCACGGAGAGCATCAGACAGGCCCTGGCCCTGCTGTCCCACACGGAGTTCCGGATACCCCTCGACCACCGTCTCGGCTGGGATTACATCAGCTGCTCCGCCACCCCCGAGGGCCTGCGGACCACCGCGGAACCGGCAGCCGTCGAACTGCACATCTCCCACACCTCGGTGAGCCGGCGCCGCCTGGGCTGCGCCCGGCTGTCGGCGGAGGTCGAGGCCGTACGCGACGGAGTACGCGTGGGCACCGCCCAGATCAGGTACACCTCCTACCCCGAGGCTCTCTACCGCAGGTTGCGCGGCCCCTACGCCGACGCGGCCGAGGCCTGTGCACGGGCGTTCCTCCCCGGTCGCCCCCTCTCCCCCGCCCTGGTCGGCCGAGAGAGCGACGGCGATGTCGTCCTGAGCCCGACGACCCGGGACAACCTGTGGTTCCTGCGCCCCGACCTCACCCACCCCGTCCTCTTCGACCACCCGCACGACCACGTCCCTGGCATGGTGCTCCTGGAGGCCTTCGACCAGGCGTCCACAGCCCTGTGCGCACCGAAGGAGACCCGCACCCTCTCCCTCGACGCGGTCTTCAAGCGCTACGTGGAACTCGACCAGCCCTGTCTGATCGAGGGAGAGAGACTCGGCACCTCCGGTATCCAGCTCATCGCCACCCAAGGGGACGTCGTGGCCGTATCCGCGTTGGTCACGACCGCACCGGCCTGA
- a CDS encoding ScbR family autoregulator-binding transcription factor, translating to MTESPEQRPLMQERARRTRAKLIRAAAEVFAESGFAGASVSRITDRAGVTLGSMYFHFKNKEALAREIVRSQPDIVSPPLAAKGLQRLIDITLTWSYQMLDEPLLLAGARLVTDQELFISAEENSHQQWAEVAALALTEAKDMGQLRDGVDIPAFARMVVSACTGAQMHAQMESGRRDLPQRVEEIWYCVLPAIAGPGTAELMVFGETRGRPAAGLKKRKP from the coding sequence ATGACGGAGTCACCCGAGCAGCGCCCACTGATGCAGGAGCGCGCACGGCGGACGCGGGCCAAGCTCATCCGCGCTGCCGCCGAAGTGTTCGCCGAAAGTGGCTTCGCGGGTGCGAGCGTCTCGCGGATCACGGACCGGGCCGGCGTGACGCTCGGTTCCATGTACTTCCACTTCAAGAACAAGGAAGCGCTGGCTCGGGAGATAGTGCGCAGCCAGCCGGACATCGTCTCGCCGCCGCTTGCCGCGAAGGGCCTGCAGAGGTTGATCGACATCACTCTGACCTGGTCCTACCAGATGCTCGACGAGCCGCTTCTGCTGGCTGGGGCCCGACTGGTGACGGATCAGGAACTGTTCATCTCCGCCGAGGAGAACTCGCATCAGCAGTGGGCCGAGGTGGCCGCGCTGGCCTTGACGGAAGCGAAGGACATGGGTCAGCTCCGCGACGGTGTGGACATCCCGGCCTTCGCACGCATGGTGGTGAGCGCCTGCACCGGAGCGCAGATGCACGCCCAGATGGAATCCGGCCGACGCGATCTGCCCCAGCGTGTGGAGGAGATCTGGTACTGCGTGCTTCCCGCGATCGCCGGGCCGGGCACGGCCGAGCTGATGGTCTTCGGCGAGACGCGCGGCAGGCCGGCGGCCGGTCTGAAGAAGCGGAAGCCGTAG
- a CDS encoding SDR family NAD(P)-dependent oxidoreductase — protein sequence MITGASSGIGAAAARLFAAEGASVILMARREKLLYDLVEEIRADAGRAVAVIGDVTSPADVEQVVSVAVERFGGLDAAFNNAGWGSRGTDLHETEDSVYDQIMDVNVRGVWNCLRHQIPLMLDQRTGGTIVNTSSTAGLFATGALAPYVAAKHAVLGLTKAAAAEYGSRGIRVNALVVGSTRTELTEGSVRSGTKRPVAARAIQHRMADPLEIAEAAAWLCSDRSSFVTGGAVPVDGGCSAV from the coding sequence ATGATCACGGGTGCCTCCAGCGGGATCGGGGCCGCCGCGGCCCGTCTCTTCGCCGCCGAGGGCGCCTCGGTCATCCTGATGGCACGGCGCGAGAAACTCCTGTACGACCTGGTGGAGGAGATCCGCGCCGACGCGGGGCGGGCCGTCGCGGTCATTGGTGACGTCACCAGTCCCGCTGACGTCGAGCAGGTCGTCTCGGTGGCGGTGGAGCGTTTCGGAGGACTGGACGCCGCCTTCAACAACGCGGGGTGGGGTTCGCGGGGAACCGATCTGCACGAGACGGAGGACTCCGTCTACGACCAGATCATGGACGTCAACGTACGCGGGGTGTGGAACTGCCTGCGCCACCAGATACCGCTCATGCTGGACCAGCGCACCGGCGGAACGATCGTGAACACCTCCAGCACCGCGGGTCTTTTCGCCACCGGAGCGCTGGCTCCTTATGTGGCCGCCAAGCACGCGGTGCTCGGGCTGACCAAGGCCGCGGCCGCCGAGTACGGGTCCAGGGGAATCAGGGTCAACGCCCTGGTGGTGGGAAGCACCCGCACCGAGCTGACGGAGGGGAGCGTGCGCAGCGGGACGAAACGGCCTGTGGCCGCGCGCGCCATCCAGCACCGCATGGCGGACCCGCTCGAAATCGCCGAGGCGGCGGCCTGGTTGTGCAGCGACCGTTCCTCCTTCGTGACCGGTGGCGCCGTGCCCGTGGACGGGGGCTGCAGTGCGGTCTGA
- a CDS encoding TetR family transcriptional regulator has translation MVKQERAARTRRTLLRSAAAQFDLDGYAGASLAKISKAAGISLGAVTFHFSSKADLAEAVEAEGRATVRAAIERIEDLSDAPLRHLADLTLELARLIEQKDAVRALLRLERERPGSSAWTEIWLPTADELLQRAYEDGDLLPSAHPEVLAALIVHLVAGAEIVFRRHRAAGLPTPDSSVELLSRIWQLVMTGAANEPAPG, from the coding sequence ATGGTGAAACAGGAACGGGCGGCACGTACACGGAGAACTCTCCTGCGGTCCGCCGCGGCGCAGTTCGACCTCGACGGGTACGCCGGTGCTTCGCTGGCCAAGATCAGCAAGGCGGCCGGCATTTCGCTGGGTGCGGTCACCTTCCACTTCTCCTCCAAGGCCGACCTCGCCGAGGCCGTCGAGGCCGAGGGGCGGGCCACGGTCAGGGCCGCCATCGAGCGGATCGAGGACCTCTCCGACGCGCCCTTGCGGCACCTGGCCGATCTGACTCTGGAACTCGCCCGCCTCATCGAGCAGAAGGACGCGGTCCGAGCCCTGCTACGACTGGAGAGGGAGCGTCCGGGCAGCTCGGCATGGACGGAGATCTGGCTGCCCACCGCCGACGAACTCCTGCAACGGGCCTATGAGGACGGGGACCTGCTGCCTTCGGCGCACCCCGAGGTCTTGGCAGCGCTGATCGTGCACCTGGTGGCCGGTGCCGAGATCGTCTTCCGCCGCCATCGTGCCGCCGGGTTGCCGACCCCGGACAGTTCGGTGGAGTTGCTGAGCCGTATCTGGCAGCTGGTCATGACGGGGGCGGCGAACGAGCCGGCCCCCGGGTGA
- a CDS encoding IS701 family transposase — protein sequence MAAHDVSHAHVPVSVLAEQVFGHLPRADQRAWAQAYLAGLLTTEGKKSVRRMAATVSGSPTASQSMHQFLNASPWDWAPARAELMRWAEQRLSPHAWVLSAAVLRKRGDHSCGVHRRFVPATGRSVNCQLAVGAFLTSGTEAVPMHWGLLLPGTWADDQTRRARARIPDDADHRTIEQHALDLVDLLCASTQLSARPVVADLSHHTGVASLVRGLSRRGREFIVSLPGRTPVVPVVGGTTARGAYASKLPAAVEAQRLFGLKHSAQFRPNAHEGLDRGADRTAVMTTLVRLPQVRLARQAPHPTYRVFGVRSCVGPRSPRIWLTNMTQRRTDELIALARLQHRAGATVQSLEDDFGLLDFEGRSYPGWHHHMTLVSAAFAYSRLELTGARPAGLATG from the coding sequence ATGGCGGCCCACGACGTGAGCCACGCGCACGTGCCGGTCTCCGTACTTGCCGAGCAGGTCTTCGGGCATCTGCCGAGGGCCGATCAGCGGGCCTGGGCCCAGGCGTACCTGGCGGGCCTGCTGACCACCGAGGGCAAGAAGTCGGTACGCCGGATGGCCGCCACCGTCTCCGGTTCGCCCACCGCCTCCCAGTCGATGCACCAGTTCCTCAACGCCAGTCCCTGGGACTGGGCCCCGGCACGGGCCGAGTTGATGCGGTGGGCCGAGCAGCGGCTGTCCCCGCACGCCTGGGTGCTCTCGGCGGCGGTGCTCCGCAAGCGGGGCGACCACTCCTGCGGCGTGCACCGGCGCTTCGTCCCCGCCACCGGACGCTCCGTCAACTGCCAGTTGGCCGTCGGCGCGTTCCTCACCAGCGGGACGGAGGCCGTTCCCATGCACTGGGGGCTGCTGCTGCCCGGTACCTGGGCCGACGACCAGACACGCCGCGCACGGGCCCGCATCCCCGACGACGCCGACCACCGCACCATCGAGCAGCACGCGCTCGACCTCGTGGACCTGCTGTGCGCAAGCACCCAGCTCAGCGCCCGGCCGGTGGTGGCCGACCTCAGCCACCACACCGGGGTGGCCTCGCTGGTGCGCGGACTCAGCCGCCGCGGCCGCGAGTTCATCGTCTCCCTGCCCGGCCGGACACCGGTGGTCCCCGTCGTCGGCGGCACGACCGCGCGCGGCGCGTACGCCTCGAAGTTACCCGCAGCCGTGGAAGCACAGCGCCTGTTCGGCCTCAAACACAGCGCCCAGTTCAGACCCAACGCCCATGAAGGGCTCGACCGCGGTGCCGACCGCACCGCGGTGATGACCACGCTGGTGAGGCTGCCGCAGGTACGGCTCGCCCGGCAGGCACCGCACCCCACCTACCGGGTCTTCGGCGTCCGTTCCTGCGTGGGGCCCCGCTCCCCCCGGATCTGGCTGACCAACATGACACAGCGGCGTACCGACGAGCTGATCGCGCTGGCCAGACTCCAGCACCGGGCGGGCGCCACGGTGCAGTCGCTGGAGGACGATTTCGGGCTGCTCGACTTCGAGGGGCGGTCCTACCCCGGCTGGCACCATCACATGACGCTGGTCTCGGCCGCCTTCGCGTACAGCCGGCTGGAGCTGACCGGCGCCCGGCCCGCCGGCCTGGCGACGGGCTGA
- a CDS encoding winged helix-turn-helix transcriptional regulator produces the protein MLPRTYEGQDCSLARSLEVIGERWNLLIVRSALLGAGRYDEFLRQMPISRNVLADRLGRLVELGVMRRVVYQEKPVRHEYPLTPMGRELTVAVVALMQWGDRNLPAELGPPRQARHVGCDGDVRVRLGCSSCGRDIHEEEVAVRRAR, from the coding sequence ATGCTGCCACGGACGTACGAAGGACAGGACTGCTCGCTGGCCCGTTCCCTGGAAGTCATCGGGGAGCGCTGGAACCTGCTGATCGTCCGCTCCGCCCTGCTGGGCGCAGGGCGCTACGACGAATTCCTCCGTCAGATGCCGATCTCGCGCAATGTGCTCGCCGACCGGCTCGGCCGTCTCGTCGAGCTGGGTGTCATGAGACGGGTCGTGTACCAGGAGAAGCCGGTACGCCACGAATACCCGCTCACGCCCATGGGCCGCGAGCTCACCGTCGCCGTGGTCGCACTGATGCAGTGGGGTGACCGGAATCTTCCCGCCGAACTGGGACCGCCGAGGCAGGCGCGGCACGTCGGGTGCGACGGCGACGTACGCGTGCGCCTGGGCTGTTCCTCCTGCGGACGCGACATCCACGAGGAGGAGGTGGCCGTGCGTCGGGCGCGCTGA
- a CDS encoding DUF1702 family protein has protein sequence MASAMGSLRRLLMAPSLRDVSFAGRGFPVTETAATRQLEAIPQTVVTGFEWGIESRSLWETERRLSLVDLELRGFAYEGATMASVIRDSMPGRGGRTAELLQGAGRRHIFLNYIGIGFAMAKLPRPLWKKVVPELDGEDFYPPMTWLAVDGYGFDRAYFAPARWVDDQRLDTPYAWDGHPDYFQRAVDQGIGRALWFIHGARVEDVCAAVRRFASERRPDLWAGVGLAATFAGCSTAAELDALRARSGELSGHVAQGSVFAAKARHFSGTVPEHTRTALHALAGITVESAAALADDAAPPAGAADGVPTYEIWRRSVREKLPVNSL, from the coding sequence GTGGCATCGGCGATGGGATCTCTGCGCAGACTTCTGATGGCTCCGTCCCTCCGTGACGTGAGCTTCGCGGGCCGCGGCTTCCCGGTGACCGAGACCGCCGCGACCCGGCAGCTGGAGGCCATCCCCCAGACGGTGGTGACCGGTTTCGAGTGGGGTATCGAGTCGAGGAGTCTCTGGGAGACCGAACGCCGGCTCTCCCTGGTGGACCTGGAGCTGCGGGGCTTCGCCTACGAGGGCGCGACCATGGCCTCGGTGATCCGGGACTCGATGCCGGGCCGTGGCGGTCGCACCGCTGAGCTGCTCCAGGGCGCCGGGCGCCGGCATATCTTCCTCAACTACATCGGCATCGGTTTCGCGATGGCCAAGCTGCCCAGGCCGCTGTGGAAGAAGGTCGTGCCCGAGCTGGACGGCGAGGACTTCTATCCGCCGATGACCTGGCTCGCGGTCGACGGCTACGGCTTCGACCGCGCCTACTTCGCCCCCGCGCGCTGGGTCGACGACCAGCGCCTGGACACTCCGTACGCCTGGGACGGCCACCCGGACTACTTCCAGCGGGCGGTGGACCAGGGCATCGGGCGCGCCCTGTGGTTCATCCACGGCGCGCGGGTGGAGGACGTCTGCGCCGCCGTCCGCAGGTTCGCCTCCGAGCGCCGGCCGGACCTGTGGGCGGGCGTCGGGCTCGCCGCCACGTTCGCCGGCTGTTCCACAGCGGCCGAGCTGGACGCGCTGCGCGCCCGGTCCGGCGAACTGAGCGGGCACGTCGCCCAGGGCTCCGTGTTCGCCGCGAAGGCACGCCACTTCTCCGGGACCGTTCCCGAGCACACCCGGACCGCGCTGCACGCGCTGGCCGGAATCACGGTCGAGTCGGCTGCCGCACTCGCCGACGACGCCGCGCCGCCGGCAGGCGCGGCCGACGGTGTCCCCACCTATGAGATCTGGCGCCGGTCGGTGCGCGAAAAGCTGCCGGTGAATTCCCTCTAA
- a CDS encoding DUF1702 family protein, with translation MSMLRALRRRVLTPNVRETLLETRGFHVKNAEAKHQLETVGTSFLQGYAYAVEARTADQAVDWLETVPRAFRGFAYEGAGMGAVMLDSLTGGSRRLTGILEGEGRRHNYMIYVGIGWAMARLPRFLWPDVTATDPVLRWLILDGYGFHQAYFKTGSYVRDPAAEHHFTWKGGPDAYSARAIDQGIGRAMWFVGGTDPDVVADLIGTFPEHRHGDLYAGAGLACTYAGSVDEDELRRFAKHAGDHLPSLVQGSAFACEARERAGTTTAHTHLAARVLCGGRTPAEASQVCTDARPATCDGGEIPAFEAWRRHIATTISSVPHEQKGAVA, from the coding sequence GTGTCCATGTTGCGTGCGCTGAGGCGCCGAGTTCTCACTCCCAACGTCCGGGAAACGCTGTTGGAAACACGGGGATTCCACGTCAAGAATGCCGAGGCCAAGCACCAGCTGGAGACGGTCGGGACGAGCTTCCTCCAGGGGTACGCCTACGCGGTCGAGGCGCGTACGGCGGACCAGGCCGTCGACTGGCTGGAGACCGTTCCCCGGGCCTTTCGCGGCTTCGCCTACGAGGGCGCCGGCATGGGCGCGGTCATGCTCGACTCCCTCACCGGGGGCAGCAGGAGGCTGACCGGGATCCTGGAGGGCGAGGGGCGCCGCCACAACTACATGATCTACGTCGGCATCGGCTGGGCGATGGCACGACTGCCCAGGTTCCTGTGGCCCGACGTGACCGCGACCGACCCTGTGCTTCGCTGGCTGATCCTGGACGGATACGGCTTCCACCAGGCGTACTTCAAGACCGGCTCCTACGTCCGTGACCCCGCCGCCGAGCACCATTTCACCTGGAAGGGCGGCCCGGACGCCTACAGCGCCCGCGCCATCGACCAGGGCATCGGGCGGGCCATGTGGTTCGTCGGGGGCACCGACCCCGACGTCGTGGCCGACCTCATCGGCACGTTCCCCGAGCACCGCCACGGCGACCTGTACGCCGGTGCCGGACTCGCCTGCACCTACGCGGGAAGCGTCGACGAGGACGAGCTGCGGCGCTTCGCCAAGCACGCGGGCGACCACCTGCCCAGCCTCGTGCAGGGTTCCGCGTTCGCCTGCGAGGCCCGGGAACGGGCCGGCACGACGACCGCCCACACGCACCTGGCGGCCCGCGTCCTGTGCGGCGGCCGGACCCCCGCGGAAGCCTCGCAGGTGTGCACCGACGCGCGGCCCGCCACCTGCGACGGCGGGGAGATCCCGGCCTTCGAGGCCTGGAGGCGGCACATCGCCACCACCATCAGTTCCGTTCCGCACGAGCAGAAGGGCGCCGTCGCATGA
- a CDS encoding CRTAC1 family protein, with protein MTHPISWLRKQAPGVIALVLMVGTFYAVKPAESSASEKAEMAESFDLKPMAISMPGGYEKQSVRKVNKAYKHIEAWISSVGAGVAMNDIDGDGLPNDLCVTDPQIDQVVVTPAPVPGRESTSYAPFVLDPAPLPKSDIMAPIGCVPGDFNEDGAMDLLVYYWGRTPVIFQAKKEPGKDTTTMDPKCFEPVELVSGNGTDAYTGPLWNSNAAAVADFDGDGHNDIYIGNYFPDSPVLDDTVHGGVTMNDSLSHAQNGGGGHFFRWTPSGYEQVKNVLPKNIDQGWTLAVSATDLDGDQRPEMYLGHDFGTSALLYNRSTPGTFKFSEVKARHTATTPKSKEIGRSSFKGMGVDFGDLDNDGLYDAFVSNITTSFGIQESNFAFIGTARDKADLRAEFRDGVAPYKDESAPLNLAWSGWGWDVKMGDFNNDGIQEITQAVGFVKGKRNRWAQLQELATANDALVKHPRFWPRVEEGDDLAGDQHLRFFVQDKDGEAYSDLSKQLGLAVPVPSRGIATGDADGDGRLDMVVARQWEDPVFYCNMSQDTGGYLNLSLTDEAGSPVIGAQVTVTLSDGSTRLGRVDGGSGHSGKRSQDVHIGLGQEAEGPMRTRLTWRDRTGQVRSKDLQLTPGRHSLELGADVKEK; from the coding sequence ATGACACATCCAATTTCCTGGCTGCGGAAACAGGCACCCGGGGTGATCGCACTCGTTCTCATGGTCGGCACCTTTTACGCGGTGAAACCGGCGGAGTCCAGCGCTTCCGAAAAAGCGGAGATGGCGGAGAGCTTCGATCTGAAGCCGATGGCGATATCCATGCCGGGCGGATACGAGAAACAGAGCGTCCGCAAGGTGAACAAGGCCTACAAGCACATCGAGGCGTGGATCTCCTCGGTCGGCGCGGGCGTCGCCATGAACGACATCGACGGTGACGGCCTGCCCAACGACCTGTGCGTCACCGACCCGCAGATCGACCAGGTCGTCGTCACCCCCGCCCCGGTGCCCGGACGCGAGAGCACCTCGTACGCCCCGTTCGTCCTCGACCCGGCGCCGCTGCCCAAGAGCGACATCATGGCCCCGATCGGCTGTGTCCCCGGCGACTTCAACGAAGACGGGGCGATGGACCTGCTCGTCTACTACTGGGGCCGCACCCCGGTGATCTTCCAGGCGAAGAAGGAGCCCGGGAAGGACACGACGACCATGGACCCGAAGTGCTTCGAGCCCGTCGAACTCGTCTCCGGCAACGGCACCGACGCCTACACCGGCCCGCTGTGGAACTCCAACGCCGCGGCCGTCGCCGACTTCGACGGCGACGGGCACAACGACATCTACATCGGCAACTACTTCCCCGACAGCCCCGTCCTGGACGACACCGTGCACGGCGGCGTGACGATGAACGACTCGCTGTCCCACGCCCAGAACGGCGGCGGCGGCCACTTCTTCCGCTGGACACCCTCCGGCTACGAGCAGGTCAAGAACGTCCTGCCGAAGAACATCGACCAGGGCTGGACGCTGGCCGTCTCGGCCACCGACCTGGACGGCGACCAGCGCCCCGAGATGTACCTCGGGCACGACTTCGGGACCTCGGCCCTCCTGTACAACAGGTCGACCCCCGGCACGTTCAAGTTCAGCGAGGTCAAGGCCAGGCACACCGCGACCACGCCGAAGTCCAAGGAGATCGGCCGCAGCTCCTTCAAGGGCATGGGCGTCGACTTCGGCGACCTGGACAACGACGGCCTGTACGACGCCTTCGTCTCCAACATCACGACGTCCTTCGGCATCCAGGAGTCGAACTTCGCCTTCATCGGTACGGCCCGTGACAAGGCCGACCTGCGGGCCGAGTTCCGCGACGGCGTCGCCCCCTACAAGGACGAGAGCGCACCGCTCAACCTCGCCTGGTCCGGATGGGGCTGGGACGTGAAGATGGGCGACTTCAACAACGACGGGATCCAGGAGATCACCCAGGCAGTCGGCTTCGTCAAGGGCAAGCGCAACCGCTGGGCGCAGCTCCAGGAACTCGCCACAGCCAACGACGCGCTGGTCAAGCACCCCCGCTTCTGGCCCCGGGTGGAGGAGGGCGATGACCTCGCCGGCGACCAGCACCTGCGCTTCTTCGTCCAGGACAAGGACGGCGAGGCCTACAGCGACCTGTCCAAGCAGCTCGGTCTGGCCGTACCCGTGCCCAGCCGGGGCATCGCCACCGGTGACGCCGACGGCGACGGGCGCCTCGACATGGTCGTGGCACGTCAGTGGGAGGACCCCGTCTTCTACTGCAACATGAGCCAGGACACCGGCGGCTACCTCAACCTCAGTCTGACGGACGAGGCCGGTTCGCCCGTGATCGGCGCGCAGGTCACCGTGACCCTGTCCGACGGCAGTACCCGCCTCGGGCGTGTCGACGGCGGCAGCGGCCACTCCGGCAAGCGCAGCCAGGACGTGCACATCGGCCTCGGCCAGGAGGCCGAGGGCCCCATGCGGACCCGCCTGACATGGCGTGACCGTACCGGGCAGGTGCGCAGCAAGGACCTCCAGCTGACCCCCGGCCGGCACTCGCTGGAACTCGGCGCCGACGTGAAGGAGAAGTGA
- a CDS encoding enediyne biosynthesis protein, whose amino-acid sequence MPETKTLTAAPRHDVKVTTALRRFAISISVLNIAGYTFLGFEQPWLWPFIAVLTAYVVEITLEAVSARGEKRAPRYAGGGFKGMVEFLFPAHITGLAVNMLTYVNDRVWVMIFGVIVAVGTKWVLRAPLKGRMRHYMNPSNFGIAVILLLFPWASIAPPYHFTEYLYGPADWVLPAIILTLGTMLNAKLTGRMWLIMAWLVGFVVQAVVRGLVMGTSIPAALGMMTGVAFVLFTNYMVTDPGTSPSKRSSQIAFGAGVAAMYGVLTALGIAYGIFFATALVCLIRGGYLWGLHFLSKQRETVARQALPVAASPEHGNAPAEQFAPAPEPSAPAPVPADAAPRTAAVVLSGDPCKDGTCFHGKCAADRVTKKKAAVPV is encoded by the coding sequence GTGCCCGAAACCAAGACACTCACGGCCGCGCCCCGGCACGACGTGAAGGTCACCACAGCCCTCCGCCGGTTCGCGATCTCGATCTCGGTCCTCAACATCGCCGGGTACACCTTCCTCGGCTTCGAGCAGCCCTGGCTGTGGCCGTTCATCGCGGTCCTCACCGCCTACGTGGTGGAGATCACGCTGGAGGCCGTCAGCGCCCGCGGCGAGAAGCGGGCCCCCCGCTACGCCGGCGGCGGGTTCAAGGGAATGGTCGAGTTCCTCTTCCCCGCGCACATCACCGGTCTCGCCGTGAACATGTTGACCTACGTCAACGACCGCGTCTGGGTGATGATCTTCGGCGTCATCGTGGCCGTCGGCACCAAGTGGGTCCTGCGGGCCCCGCTCAAGGGGCGCATGCGGCACTACATGAACCCGTCGAACTTCGGCATCGCGGTGATCCTGCTCCTCTTCCCCTGGGCCAGCATCGCACCGCCCTACCACTTCACCGAGTACCTGTACGGGCCCGCCGACTGGGTCCTCCCGGCGATCATCCTGACCCTGGGCACCATGCTGAACGCGAAGCTGACCGGCCGTATGTGGCTGATCATGGCCTGGCTCGTCGGCTTCGTCGTGCAGGCCGTCGTCCGAGGCCTGGTCATGGGGACCTCGATCCCCGCGGCGCTCGGCATGATGACCGGAGTGGCCTTCGTCCTCTTCACCAACTACATGGTCACCGACCCCGGCACCTCGCCCTCCAAGCGTTCCTCCCAGATCGCCTTCGGCGCCGGCGTCGCCGCGATGTACGGGGTGCTGACCGCTCTCGGCATCGCGTACGGCATCTTCTTCGCCACCGCTCTGGTGTGCCTGATCCGCGGCGGCTACCTGTGGGGCCTGCACTTCCTCTCCAAGCAGCGCGAGACCGTGGCACGGCAGGCGCTCCCGGTGGCCGCGTCCCCGGAGCACGGGAACGCTCCGGCCGAACAGTTCGCTCCAGCCCCGGAGCCGTCCGCCCCCGCGCCCGTACCGGCGGACGCCGCGCCGCGAACGGCGGCGGTCGTGCTCTCGGGCGATCCCTGCAAGGACGGCACCTGCTTCCACGGCAAGTGCGCGGCTGATCGAGTGACGAAGAAAAAGGCGGCGGTGCCCGTATGA